Below is a genomic region from Sander vitreus isolate 19-12246 chromosome 15, sanVit1, whole genome shotgun sequence.
aaaaacagaggggaAGAGTTTTGCATTCTTAGTACAAGAAAGAATTTTATGCAGGACAGGCAACAGGTGGCACCAGTTCCCGGATAGCTCTGCTGTCACAAATGAAGGCCCCGATTGCCAGCTAATGTTATTCATGAACACACAGATTCACAGAATTGTTACACTTTGAGTTATAGCTGTGTATGTGTTGCATTATATAATTATAGTTCACTCTAAACAATACCTTTGCTTCAAAAGGTAAATTAATAGCTGAAAAAAAGCTGAGGGAGAAGTGGTTTATGAGGAAGTTCTTTGGATTTAGGGGTAGAAGTGTCTAAAAGTGCTTGATTAAAAACATACTAAATCctgcaaataaaaacaatctcaccacaGAGCACACACATTACGGCTAAAACAAAATAAGAATTTGacttgtgtatttatttgtgtttttggtaTTTGTATCTTACTATCTAAGACATCCTCAGACTACTGGACAGTGGTGGAGTTAAGGGTCTTCGATATCCAGGAAATCCCTTTTAGGTTGTGCTTCCCCTCTGTACCAGGCACAAGAGTCATCACTCCTCTTGATACAAGCAAAGTGTTTGGCCTGCCCTCCATTGACTGTCTTCTCAATCACCCAGTCCGTCCACAGGCACTCCGCCGGGCTGCTGATCATGCAGGGTATGGAGGTGCAGCGGGTGATCTTAGGGTCGGAGAAGAGAACCAGTTGGGGATTAAATTTACAACAAACAATGCAATCTTCAAGATTATTTTAGTTTGTGGTACTTCAGCACTGGGGGAATTCTACTTTAACTATTGTATATACATCAACTTTTCTACCTTGCAATCACAGCCCATTTCATAGCGCTGAGTCAGGCTCTTCTTCTGGGTGGCACTCATGGCCTCCCAGGGCTCAATGAAGTCACACAGTGTGATATGCATCGTCCCGTCAGTCTCCAGTTTACCTGTAGAGGAAGGAAAGTGCATTAAATGACATGAAAActcatttttaaagattttttttggggggcttttctgccttttaatttttttttgacaggacagttaggtgagagagagggggaagacatgcaggaaattgtcacaggtcggattcgaaccctggacctctgcgtcgaggcataaatcTCTCAgcatatgtgtgcctgctctacccactgagtcaACTCGGCCACAAGAAAACTAATTtaatttgttatgttttttataATGTGTGATTTGTAATGTGGTAAAAGTTGTACCTGTGATAAGATACTCCTTGCCATTATTCTCCAGAGTCACTCCACACACTGCAGAGATGGGAGCAGTGTAGATAGCATCGATAACATGGGTGGGACCTTTGAACATCTGACAAttcaaacagagaaaagaacaTTTAGATTCATTTTGGGAATTAAGTGTatacccaaaaatgaaaacgatAGCTTTATTGCACATACCTTGATTTGTTTGATGTCATACTGGATACGCTTGATGGGGTTTCCATAGATGTCATTGCCAACATCAACCAACTGCTTTCCAACTACCTTTGCCCTGATAActggaaagagacaaaaacaacccacatttacatacattctGTTTAAAAGGCAAAGTTTCAAATTCAAACACTTTTGTCATGTTAAAACTGAACAGGATCTGGGTCTGTCTGTATCTGATCTAAGCCTAGCCCAGGTTTGGCATGCTGGAGTCGGCCACAACACATTGCTGTGGCTTGGACCTGAGGAGTTTGCATTTGCCAGGTGCTGGGAAGATAGAGGCAACATGAGTGTTTCATCAGCTGCAATCAGAGGGAGGAATGTGTGCTGCCTGCTCCCAGGCTCCTGGGCCGACACAGGAGGAAGCCAGTCAGCAATCTCTGAAAAGCTGAACTAGAATGCTCCTCTttgctgcccccccccctccaggtCTCTCTGCCggcctgcctctctgtctggaTGGAGGTGCTGAAAtgcaaatctctctctctctctctctctctctctctctctctctctctctctctctctctctctctctctctctctctctctctctctctctctctctctctctctctctctctctctctctctctctctctctctctctctctctctctctctctctctctctctctctctctctctctctctctctctggttccaGATTCAGAGAGGTTtggatgggggaaaaaatctaACAGTTCAAGTGGAAAATTTCATCAGAGCCACACGGATAAGCCCAAGCTCAAATTGTGAGTATTCAACAAAAAATTATGACTCATGTGTTTCACAATCACTGCCTCTGTCATGTGAATCCAAGTACTGAAgtacagtttattattatttatatgcCAGTCATAGCTAAATACCTGTGGATAACTGGAATCATGCAGTGATTACTGCACATTCAAATGACTACTACACTTTCTAGCAACAGAGTTAGTGTTAACCAGATGTTCTCTCTGAAGTCTGAGTTCAAGTCCTTGCTTTCTCTTGGTGGCAGCTTCTGAGTGCCTCAGACCATCACCAGGCCGCTTCCTTACCAAATAAGTTTAAGCCTTTTCATTTGCTTTTTATATGACGAAGGTATTAAGCTGCGGGCCATGTGACCTAATTCGATGACAATAGAGGCTTAGAGAATATCTCCTTTTAAGGGTCTAAAGAGTCAACCCTTAAAGAGCAGGGGAACAGAGGAGAGAACGGGACAGGAATAGCAGTCACATTGCAGAGGTAGCCTGTGTCTTGTGTATGTGTACAGGGAGAAGCCAGCCCTTCAAAGCAATACTATCACAAACATACAAGTTGACAGGGAGAAGAGGAGGTAGAGAGCACAACCAAGAGGGGGAGGATTTAGTTTGTAGCCAGGAAAATGTGCAAAATACTGAGTGTGCaagctgtgtgttttttctgtgtgcTGCAGGGCTGCTGTGAAGTAGCAGATATACTGACAAACAAGCTGTACACTGCAGTGGTGAGGGTAAGCTCTTTAAACTCCATGCAGTATGCTTAAAATAGACAAATTCTAAAAAGATATGTTCTGCCATTCATTATTTGCAGAACATCCACATTCCAGCTATTTAagtcataaacaataaaaaaaaaattaaaaaaaatccaaaacaagCTCTGATGCCTATTCCTAATTTCCTGTACTGATTTACAGTGTATACCTAATTCTCACAGGACATGAAGATGTTTTCTGGAACAGGCTGACCAAGCCCTATGAAAATCATAAGTTTCAGAAAGCTGGCGATTAAGGGAACCATCTAATTTTCTAGTAACTCAAACAATAAACACATCATTTTGTATAAAGTATTGTGGTCATGGGAGTGCTTTAGAAAACAAAgataaaaagagaagaaagcaaATGCATGTCATGTAATTGCAGGGCCTGTACATCCATTTCCCCCTTTGAGAAGCCACAAAGTGGTCAGAAAAACTGGACTACAAATTCAAACTGACTCCTCCTGGACACTCTCCAAGCATACATGGGTTTACCCACCATTGTCTATTTATTTACTATACTTAAAAATTAAATTAGTTTAAAACCTCATTCCATCAGTGCTGAAATATGGTAATAGTTTGTCTTTCTGGCATCACATTTTTACTGTTTACTTGACATTTGAATGtttactctctctctgcccACATCCCAACAGGTGAGTTTCTCTGCATAAAATTATGAAATCATAGAGCACATTAAATGAACCTGCCGGACAGATTGATGCAATGCATTATCTACCCTGGAGTTTAAAGCGGCTGTTGTGAGAGCATGCACACATTCAGTCTGGTTTTAATGGCAACTCTGCTTGCAGCACAGGTCTGTGATTGTACTAGGAGTCGTGTTAGAAAGCTGGCTTTCTTTCATAATCTCAAATGATTCGCTTTCCTTGTTCACAAAAGTGGTACACTCTAGAATCACAGAGAATTGTGAAATAAACTGCAAATACATAATGAGCGCAGCATATGACCGTCCGTGTATTTCTTTGCCTAAGCCAAGAACCCAAGGAATGGATTTCCATTAATGAGGAAAGACTTTTTTGTTCTTGCTCTGTCTTGACAATACATATGGAACTACTGTACATGTTTGCAACTATAGCTGgtattttggttttgtttactCTAGTATATGAAGAGAAAAATAGGCCAGGCTTTATTAAAATACAGTAAGCTGAGGTCAACTAGGGGTAGAGGTGGAAACTAACCAGTTAAAAACTACAGTTTGCTTTGATCAGACTTTTAAATGAATGGTTTTACACTGcaatatacttatactttacATTAGGATTTATACTTTTACCTCTATTCTTAACTGTATCATGACTTTGTCTCACACGACAACTATTCTTTACGAAATAGATCATCTTTAAAGCTGACATTGCAGTTACAATTTCTGCAAACTTTGACTGACTCTTCTTCCTTATTTTTCAGAGTTTCACTTGTAACACTAAGTTTGCAAGCTACTCATGTTTTTGAGTAATTTTCCGTAGACTCCTAGACACTCTGACTCTGACTCTACATCCATGCAACTTAAGTACTTTCACTTCAGTAAACTTTCTGACAGTAAGTAGGGGTTCCTCAAGGCAATGTCTTACTGTGCATTAACAGCATGCAAATACCATACGAATTATTGTCTACACTAATAGACCAGAAGCTAGAAGGGGAAGCCTGCAGAGTAAAGGCAGAGCTATGGTAGATAATGACTTTCATTTTGAATGTGCCAGCTCAACGTAGTAACTCATAATTTCGCAAAGTTGGCCACCCATATATTTCCTATGGAAAATGAACAAGTTTTGGTATCAAGAACCTTTTGGCCAGTGGTGGTAATGGTGGTTTATGTTAAGTAGGAGGGTCTATCCATGGTGCTGAAGCAGGAGCAGGGGGGTTAAAGTCATGTTAGGAACTGACCTTATTTTCATGCCAAAGGTTAGACATTGTCGCAGTGTGACGTCATCAGTCTGTTTCAATATAAAAGTAAGACTATTGGAAGAAATTgactttttgtattattatttgtattacttctactattattatcattattattattttttttactatcagtagtagtagtagtagtagtagtagtagtagtggtggcTTATACTATATTCTATACCCTTTGATACTGTTGTATTTGTAACAAGAAGTAGTTCAACCTAAGTTAAATGTCATCTTAGCTAACTTCCTTCACTCTTTCCAAGTGTCTTACATGAGCTACCTGGCTGCATTTGAGAAGtggcaactttttaaatgaTCTCAACGAAAAGGGCTATGGAACTGCCGAGAAATCAAGACTTTCCTTTACAGTAAACTCTTCAGCAGGATAATGTGGTTTCTTCACCCTCCAGAGCCATGGAATCCAATGGTAAAGAGAAACCTTTGAATAAGTCAGCTTCTGTATACATACCACACACTCAGCCAGCTCACAACCAAGAAAAAAGACCCTCAGCAAACCACCAATTTAAATAGCTACACAAGCTGCTCACTGTTGAGACTCCCGTTAGCTTAAGGCCTGTGTTGAAGGCAGCAACAAGCAGTGTTTTGTAATAGGTGAAAAATAAGAGGGAAAGGATCCACATGACCATTGAGAAAGAGCTAATTAAATAGCCATTTAGTAGTCATTAAGAAAGTACACCAAAAAACTCTCAACCGCTGAGTTGAAGATGGGAGgagtcattttattttgcatCATCCTGATGAGCATTAGGCTACTTGATCCATAGTTTACTCACCAGGATGAGATATTATCATGTCTGTGCTGTCTTCTTCTCTGAAACATACACTCCACACAGTTACTCTGATCAGCCTCAATAACAGGCAATTATATGGCAGAAGTGCTAATATAAGAAATATTGTATTACTAAGAATTTTGTTTTACTAATACATATGATGCTTTTGGATTAATATTACttctgcattaatgtgtatgttgcatttaattgctgtagatgtttaaggttgtgctaattctaactactttatatactgttgggtagctTTATCtaaagcaatgcatcatattctataagctCATCATATGTTTGCCCTGTGAGAACCACATAtatctaaataaaaataataataataataataataaaaacagccctgttttcagctttgtgatgatgcattttccagcggatccaggaagatttataaatagtttatttagcttaagaagaAGGATacttttctcaacacataaaggaacacttcattCTTCTTTAgcttatcacaaacattcaaaatCAACACTGGAGATGCATGTTTTTATCTGGACAGGAAGGTTactaaaaagtaactaaagctttcAGATAAATCtagtagagtaaaaagtacaatatctgTCTCCAAGATGTACTGTTGTGAAGTAGAATACAAAGTAAAATGAAATAGatatactcaagtaaagtatctTGAATTAGTACTTAAATACAGTAGTTCAGTAAATGTAtttggttacattccaccactacaAATGAGATAAAGTACATTTCTGTCAGTATCAAGACTAAGAGAATTTCAACAGATgattagagagagaaagaggaaaaagagaggagggcAGTGGAAAGAAAGATTGAGAGACAGAAAATTCCATCCTCCTCCCCCTGTAATTGTAAACACAAGAGTAGGGAAAGTTTCCCTCTCAGCATTTACATATTCGTTGTCAGAAATAAATCAAACGAACCTATATTCAAACATATATTGACTAAATACTGCCTTACATGCATTCATTTTACTCACTAAATCAACTTACCGACATCTGAGTTGCAAAACGCCTGCTGAGGATGCACTGGGGAGCAGCTGCAGGCTTCTGCTATTTCTTCCACTCGCCAAAGAAACAGGATGGCCAGAGTGACAAAACAACTGTTTGCCGTCCAAGTCATCTTTAGAAAACTGTTTAATTTAAAGAGGTGAGGGTAAAAAAAACGTGAAGGAAAAGTTGAGCAGTCCTGCAAGCCTAAAGGAGATGAATCAGAAATGTCCCCTGCAACTTGAAGTGAATTACAGACGGTCCACTTGTCAGAATATGAGATGCACAAGGCATGAGAGGGAGTTCTTTCCTGTTGAAGACTGCAGTCAGGCACAGAGACTTCCTCTTCCAAATCTGTTTTCCACTACCGTCAGGAGCAGCCGCGTTTTATTAGTGCAGACTGGCGGCAGACTCCTCCCCCGCTGGGGGGCTTCAGCCAGTGagctgcagcagcactgcgGAGCCCAGGGGCTCCAAACGTTTTCACATCCCGTCACCTTCTGTCACAGTATCGTCGCATGAAGAGGTGGATGACTATGTGTGATATATGCAACATcctttactgtaatacagcctcagccacacacacacacacacacacacacacacacacacacacacacacacacacacacacacacacttctctttGTATTACCAGTTTCCTTAAACCATAACCTCAACTTTTAACCTTGAACTTTCCCCAAATCTAGAAGCCAGCATTATAACAAGATTTAGCTTTATCTAACATCAACTTAACTTATAGCCTAACCTAACCATCGTTTATCAGCTTAGAAAACACGGGGACATTATGTCATTACGTGTGAGGTATTTCCTTATCTTACTCTTTGTGCTTACATTCAGAAAAATACATCAGACAGCTATTTTGTGGTTTTGCCATTCCAACATGGCCTAGAATGGGAAAATCATCATATTATACTAATGGATCCTCTGGGGAGCATGGGTGTGCTCAGTGAAATTCATGGAAAACTGGTCATGGATGtagatttatgtgtgtgtgtgtgtgtgtgtgtgtgtgtgtgtgtgtgtgtgtgtgtgtgtgtgcgtgcgtgcgtgcgtgagtgcgtgtgtgtgtgcgtgcgtgtgtgtgtgtgtgtacaagagGTAATTTTGGCCTGATGACGCAGCAAAAGGAAAGGTTCACTAGGATTAATTTTCTGGAAGCCATGAACTTTAACGGTAAAAATTTTGGAAATACttgtccatgtctttttttattatcataaagcatgccgaggtgctatataaatacggtatatataaatactgtgaaagtagtAAAAAGCTCAttccacagagaaacacacgcAGCCTGGATTCATAAACCGCATCAGAACTttcgtacggttgtgatgtcacaactttaTGCCACTAGGCTACTGGCTACTGTGCTGTTAAAGTctttccccggctgcaatgacagtgCAGAGACTCCAAAAGAGTGAGAGATGTGAAGGCCCGGAAACACCTAGTCGCTAGTGTTGGACTGTTTCCCAGAGgctctgctggttgcctggcaactccTCAGAGGCAAGACATAgtccaccaccccaacccaAAGATAACCAGCTTCTTGTGGTAGCTTTTATTTAACACATATACAtcaaagtggtatcaatcttctcaatTCTCTCTAATTATTTCTTTAATATAAGTTTGACTAGTAACTGTGAGGGTCATGGCTCTGAACTGACCTCCATCTTACCTCCAACCTTAGGTCACACTGTCTGTGATAACAGTAACCATACACAGTATCTTACAACACCTGTGGTGACACTACAAATTGGACAATTTCCACACATTTCTGCGGAgttattcctcttttttatATTTCCTCAATTGTTTGTAATGTATAATACACATCCTAAACCTGCAATGACTGATTGTTTTGACAACTTGGCAACAGGAAAAACAAGCtataaaacacaatattgacataTAATCACATTgtaagttgatatggcaaacttgttagcaaacagagaaacattatcattcatttggagtcttgTTTGTGTCCACACAGTGAATATAAGTCAAATATTCACTCTAtttaagctctgtttttggtctctaccaactatttagggaaatatctggctcccCAATGTTCTGGATCCTCTGGGGAGCATGGGTGTGCTCAGTGAAATTCATGGAAAACTGGTCTTGGATGtagatttatgtgtgtgtgtgtgtgtgtgtgtgtgtgtgtgtgtgtgtgtgtgtgtgtgtgtgtgtgtgtgtgtgtgtgtgtgtgtgtgtgtgtgtgtacaagagGTAATTTTggcctgatgacagcagctaaaAGGAAAGGTTCACTAGGATTAATTTTCTGGAAGCCATGAACTTTAACGGTAAAAATTTTGGAAATACttgtccatgtctttttttattatcataaagcatgccgaggtgctatataaatactgtatgtataaataCTGTAGAAAGTAGTAAAAAAAGCTCATTCCACAGAGAAACGCACGCAGCCTGGATTCATAAACCGCATCAGAACTttcgtacggttgtgatgtcacaactttaTGCCACTAGGCTACTGGCTACTGTGCTGTTAAAGTctttccccggctgcaatgacagtgCAGAGACTCCAAAAGAGTGAGAGATGTGAAGGCCCGGAAACACCTAGTCGCTAGTGTTGGACTGTTTCCCAGAGgctctgctggttgcctggcaactccTCAGAGGCAAGACATAgtccaccaccccaacccaAAGATAACCAGCTTCTTGTGGTAGCTTTTATTTAACACATATACAtcaaagtggtatcaatcttctcaatTCTCTCTAATTATTTCTTTAATATAAGTTTGACTAGTAACTGTGAGGGTCATGGCTCTGAACTGACCTCCATCTTACCTCCAACCTTAGGTCACACTGTCTGTGATAACAGTAACCATACACAGTATCTTACAACACCTGTGGTGACACTACAAATTGGACAATTTCCACACATTTCTGCGGAgttattcctcttttttatATTTCCTCAATTGTTTGTAATGTATAATACACATCCTAAACCTGCAATGACTGATTGTTTTGACAACTTGGCAACAGGAAAAACAAGCtataaaacacaatattgacataTAATCACATTgtaagttgatatggcaaacttgttagcaaacagagaaacattatcattcatttggagtcttgTTTGTGTCCACACAGTGAATATAAGTCAAATATTCACTCTAtttaagctctgtttttggtctctaccaactatttagggaaatatctggctcccCAATGTTCTGGATCCTCTGGGGAGCATGGGTGTGCTCAGTGAAATTCATGGAAAACTGGTCTTGGATGtagatttatgtgtgtgtgtgtgtgtgtgtgtgtgtgtgtgtgtgtgtgtgtgtgtgtgtgtgtgtgtgtgtgtgtgtgtgtgtgtgtgtgtgtgtgtacaagagGTAATTTTGGCTTGATGACAGAGCTAAAGGAAAGTTTCACTAGGATTAATTTTCTGGAAGCCATGAACTTTAACAATAAAGTTTAAGAAATACTTTGACAATTTTGGAAATACTTATAAATGTCCCATATTGTAAGAAGTAAAAttgccatgtctttttttattatcataaagcatgccgaggtgctatataaatactgtatgtataaatatTGTGAAAGTAGTGAAAGTAGTAAAAAGCTcattccacagagaaatgcatgtAGCCTGGATTCAGAAACCGCATCAGAACTttcgtacggttgtgatgtcacaactatatataggtagaaagtgttGCTACAGTGCTGTTAAAGTCTTTCCCCGGCTGCTATGACAGTGCAGAGACTCCAAAAGAGTGAGCGATGCGAAGGCccagaaacagctagcccggCTCTGTCGAAACGTAACAAAATATATGCCAACCAGCATCTCTGAAGCTCACTTATCAACACATagcattttgtttgtttcatctgtacaaaaaccagtGTAAGTGGTGGAAGTggaaagtgtaaaaacaacaatttgctttttttaaaatctctAATTATTTCTTTAATATAAGTTTGACTAGTAACTATGAGGGTCATGGCTCTGAACTGACCTCCATCTTACCTCCAACCTTAGGTCACACTGTCTGTGGTAACAGTAACTATACACAGTATCTTACAACACCTGTGGTGACACTACAAATTGGAcaattttcacacatttctgtggagatattatatatatttatatttcctcAATTGTTTGTAATGTAATACACAGCCTAAACCTGCAACAACTGATTGTTTTGACAACTTGGCAACAGGAAAAACAAGctataaaacacaatatttacatataatcacattttaagttgatatggcaaacttgttagcaaacagtacATCTACACACccagcagttacagagcaaAATTATCATTCATTTTGAGTCTTGTTTGTGACCACACAGTGaatataagtccaatattcactctctttaagctctgtttttggtctctaccaactatttagggaaatatctggctcccCAATGTTCCCCAGCTTGTagttaactgtgtctgtctgctgtttggtgctgagcaggtgtGTACTGCAGTTTTTTAACAGCAGCTGAAAACATAGCTATGAGAGAGGTGAGAGtgaaacagtaaagttgtgggccaGACAACTAAACAATGAGCTAGAACTTTTTAAAGCTCTGTAAAGCTAAGGGGAGCTGAagattcaggtgataattctttGTAAATTCATCACTATGAGCAATGCCTTACATTTTGTCACATAGTTGctacattgtcatttgatacattgttataTTAAAATTGATTACAGCCCCTTTAAACATTTATGCTAATGATAATTCACAGTTGAGAAAATACTGACGTGGGTCCTACAGAGTAATCGTCAGCCCACGCCGCACAGTATTTGTGGTTTTAATTCAGTGAAAGTGTTTATGCACGCACAGTCAGTTTCAGTAACTATTAAAACACTGTTTGTAACAGATGAAAATACTGAGAAGTGAAGTAGGAGTGGAGTAGTGGAGAGAAGTGACATCATCGCCTTAAACTTAATAGATTCAATCTGGCGGCGATTCCCCCAAGCGTGAGCTACCCAAACCCCTCTGCTCTTCTGTGAAAGAAACATTATGCTATAGTCAAATTCTTTAGTTGTTTCTCATCCCTTACTCATGCACAAAAATAGATGGCTCTGTTGTTGGAAAGTTCACCGCTGCAGCACCACCTCAGGAAACTAAGAATCTCAAGAGTTTTGGGTTTTGTGGCCTTCCGTGTTGAT
It encodes:
- the timp2b gene encoding metalloproteinase inhibitor 2b; translated protein: MTWTANSCFVTLAILFLWRVEEIAEACSCSPVHPQQAFCNSDVVIRAKVVGKQLVDVGNDIYGNPIKRIQYDIKQIKMFKGPTHVIDAIYTAPISAVCGVTLENNGKEYLITGKLETDGTMHITLCDFIEPWEAMSATQKKSLTQRYEMGCDCKITRCTSIPCMISSPAECLWTDWVIEKTVNGGQAKHFACIKRSDDSCAWYRGEAQPKRDFLDIEDP